A segment of the Neisseria chenwenguii genome:
TGATTGCACTGACCGTATTAATCATGCAGCTCTTTTATCTGGTTTTACTGCTATGAATCCACCCGACGGCTTTGTCGGCGGCTTCCGCGAAGCCGCTCCCTACATCAACCACCTGCGCGGCAAAACGCTCGTTATCGGCATTGCCGGCAGCCTTTTGCAGGGGCCGCCCCTCCGCCGGCTCGCCGCCGATCTCAACCTCATCGCCAGCTTGGGCGTGCGCCTTGTCGTCGTACACGGTTCGCGCAGCCAAATCAACCGCCTCGCCCAAGCCGACGGCCTGACCCCGCAATACCACCAAGGCCGCCGCATCACCGACGAAGCCACCCTCCAATACGCCAAACAGGCCGCCGGCATCCTCCGCAGCGACATCGAAGCCGCGCTGTACAGCAGTTTCGCCCAATCCCCCCAACGCAGCAAACCCATCAGCGTCGCCTCCGGCAACTTCATCTCCGCCAAACCCATGGGTGTCATCGACGGCACCGACATGGGCTATACCGGCCTCGTGCGCAAAACCGACACCGAAGCCGTCCGCCAACGCCTCGACGACGGCGCCATCGTCCTCATCAGCCCCATCGGCCACACCCTCAGCGGCAAAACCTTCAACCTCAGTATGGGCGACATCGCCGAAGCCGCCGCCGTCGCCCTCCAAGCCGAAAAACTCATCTACCTCATCGAACAAGACGGCATCCTCGATTCAGACGGCCGCCTCATCACCAACCTTTCTGCCGAAGAAGCCCGCCGCATGATGGCGAAAAACCAGGCCGCCCCCCGCCAAGAGCGGCTGCTCCGATACGCCGTCAACGCCGTCGGCCACGGCGTCGGCCGCACCCAAATCCTCAACGGCAACGACGACGGCAGCCTGATCCGCGAACTCTTCACCCGCCACGGCGCCGGCACCTCCGTCGCCCGCGATGCCTTCGTCCGCATCCGCCAAGCGCACCACGACGACATCCCCGCCATCATGTCGCTCATCCGCCCGCTCGAAGAACAAGGCATCCTCCTGCGCCGCAGCCGCGAATACCTCGAAGACCACATCGGCAGTTTTTCCGTATTGGAACACGACCGCTGCCTCTACGGCTGCGTCGCCCTCAAAACCTTCGCCGATCCCCAATCCGCCGAACTCGCCTGCCTCGCCGTCTCCCCCGACGCCCAAGCCGGCGGCTACGGCGAAATGCTGCTCAAACACATCACCGACCAAGCCCGCCGCAAAAATATCCGCCGCCTGTTCGCCCTCTCCACCCACGCCGGCGAATGGTTTGCCGAACGCGGCTTTCAGACGGCCTCCGCCGACGACCTTCCCGAAGAACGCCGCCGCGACCATGTAGAAGGCGGACGGAACTCGAAAATCTTCGTTTACCCGCTTTAAGCCGGAAATCCGGCATGGAAAGCGTAAGCAAAGCAGAGGCCGTCTGAAAAATTCAGACGGCCTCAAATATTTGTAAAAATAAAAAACGTCCGCCTAAATGCCGGCTGAAACGGTTAATCCCACAACCGACGTCATTCCCGCGCAGGCGGGAATCCACGGCCGAATACAGACAATAGATTGTTTTAAATAAGTTTCAGAAAACCAAACGTAGATTCCCGCTTGGCGCGCACGGCTGTCCGAAATAAATTTCTCTAAAATATCAATATCAAATCGTTACAAGATTGACATTTCAGAAAATGAAAACGTCGAAATATCAAAAAGTCAGCTGAACTAAAATCCGCAAAAACAGCTGATTTTCGACGTCAACTTTTGAAGTTTCTACAATCTGCCCCCCTCTCCTGCGCCTTGCGCGCCTGCCCTCAAAGGGGGGCGAGAGGGTTAGGGAGAAGGCGGGGCTTCGTAGAAGCACGTTCTGCTTGGTTTTCTGAAAAATTTACCATTTCAGAAAAAGAACTACCCCCTCCCCAACCCTCCTCCTTCGAGGGCAAGCGCATAAAGCACGGGAGAAGGAGCGGATTGCCGCAGGCCGACCATTGGCGATTTTGAGTCCGACCAAAACTGAAAACCCTGAAATCATCAGCATTTCAGGGTTTTCAGACGGCTTTCCGGCAGGTGTTTTTTATTTCTCCAAATGTCCCTGTCTTCGCACTTCTCCGCCAATCACCCCGCTTAATGCCCGAGCAGCCGTTTCAATTTCTTCAACTCCGCCCATGCAGCGGCTTTGAGCTGCGGCTGGCGCAGCAGGCGGGCGGGGTGGGAGGTGGTGAAATACGGCGTTTCACCGCAGAGCATTTCCATAAGCGCCACTTGTTGCGGCTGCTCGAAAATCTGGCCGAGAAACCAGACCGCTTTGGGCTGTGCCTGCGCCAGTTCGGCACACATCTGCGGCAGCGCGGCTTCAATCCGCGCGGTGTCGGGCATAGTGTTGGACGCGCTCGGGGTTTTGACCCAACAGGTTTTGTGCACCTGTTCGGGCGCGAGGCCGACGGCGGCAATCATGTTGTCGAGCAGCACGCCGACGCTGCCGCTGAAAAGTTTGCCGACCGCGCCGTCTTCCACGGCGGGGCAGATGCTGACCACCATGACTTCAGACGGCCTGACTTCGGCCTGCGGCAGCGGCGCGAGGCCGTCTGAAAGATCGCTCGGAACAGCAGTTTGCGGCATTTCGGCCTGACTGCGCGCGACGGCGGGCGGCGGTTCAGACGGCCTTGCAGTTTTCACGGCATGATTTTTCACCGCTTCAACCGCCGCCTGACGCGCGGCGTTCGTCATATGGTTTTGCGCCACGGCCCGAACGGCTTCGGCCATCGGCTTGGCCGCTGTCTGCGGCGTTTCGGCATGGTCGGGTGCACGCGGAATGCCGTCTGAAACACGGTTGCCGAGCGTAGTCGAAGTGTCAGACGGCCTGAACCGCGCCTCGCGGTTGAGCCACATCGGCCCCAGTCCTAAGGCTTCGTGCAGGTGCAAATAGCGGCTGCTTAACATATTTTCTCCATCAAAACAGCGTCTTCACGCCCGTTTGCCAGCGGATAGTAATCTTTGCGCCGCCCGCATTCCTGAAAACCGTATTTGCGGTAAAGGCGCTGCGCGGCTCCGTTGGCCGCGCGCACTTCCAAAAAAAGCCTCGTCAGCGCTTCGCTTGAGGCCGTCTGAAACCAGCGTTCCAGCAAAACCGAGGCAACGCCCTGACGGCGGCATTCCGGCGCGGCGGCAATCAGGTGCAGTTCCGATTCGCCGCACACACTCTGCCACACGATAAACCCCTGTATTACATCATTTTTTTCACACACCAGCACCGTATCCGTGCGGCTGTTTAACGCGGATTGAAACTGTTTTTTCGACCAGGCCGACGGGTTGGATTGTGCGTCGATTTCAGCCAAACGCGCGCAGTCGGCGGCAACAGCGGTGCGGATGTTCATGACGTCGCCTTGCGCGCGGCCTGCTCCGCGGCGGTCAGCGCGATTTTGTCGCGCACATACAAAAGTCCCGCCTGCGCGGCGCCGACGGCGGGATAACGCCCCGTTTGCGCGAGGTTTAAATAATCGGCGGCGGTAGGCATATCGGGTTTGCCCGCAAACGGCGGCGGCTCGCTCAGCGCAAACGCATTGCCGATGCCGTCTGAAAATTCCGCACCTTCGGGCAACGTGATTTCCGCCGCCTTACCGACCTGATACGCGCTCAAACGGCGGTGGTTTGCCGTGTCGAACCAAGCGTAAAACACCTCGCCCATGCGCGCATCGATCGCCGCCAACACACCCGAACGGCCGGGCACGAGATGCGCCGCTGCGTCCAAACAGGGCACACCGACCAGCGGCACGGCAAACGGCGCCGCCAAGCCCTGCGCCACGCCCGCACCGATGCGCAGCCCCGTAAACGCCCCCGGCCCCTGCGCGTAAACTACCGCGCCCAAATCCGCCGCCGTAATGTCCGCTTCGGCAAAAAGCGCGCGGATCTGCGGCAAAATCAGCTCAGACTGTTTATTGCCCGCTTCCAAATGGCAGAGACGGGTTTCCCCGCCGGCAGAGAGGGCGAGCGAGAGGTAGGAAGTGCTGGTATCGACGGCGAGCGTCGGACGGCGGAAATCGGCGTTCATGGCGGGTTTTGAAGGTTTTTTAGGATTTTTCAGACAGCAATTATAGCATTGCCCAACAAAGATTTTCCTTGCGGAGATGTTCTTTGCCGAGGCGTTTTTTTCAGGATGCGGCAGGCAGTAAATGCCGACAAAATAACAATCCATGACGAAAGCAAGACCTTAAAATAAGGCCGTCTGAAACCCGCACACAAAGGAACAAACCATGACCCGCATGGTGAACTGCGTCAAACTCGGCAAAGAAGCCGAAGGCATGAAATTCCCGCCGCTGCCCAACGAATTGGGCAAACGCATTTTTGAAAACGTTTCCCAAGAAGCATGGAACGCGTGGACGCGCCACCAGACCATGCTGATCAACGAAAACCGCCTCAGCCTCGCCGACCCGCGCGCGCGAATATCTGGCGCAGCAGATGGAGCAGTATTTCTTCGGCGACGGCGCGGATAAAGTGCAGGGTATGTACCGCCCGAAGCGTAAGTTTTTTTGATGCAACGTGAATTCGGGATAAGCGATTTGAGTAATGCCTGATATTCCAGCCGCGTAGGGCAGGGTTGCCACCCCGCCGCTTTGCCCGAAGGCAGAGAATTACCCACTCAAACGTTTATCTCATTCTGCGGATGAGCGACAGGGTCGCAACCCCGTCCTACGGCAGGTGATTTCAGCATTTTCAATCAGTTTAAGATATTTCTTATCCCGAACGCACGTAATGTAACAATGAGGCCGTCTGAAAACTTTTCAGACGGCCTCACTCAAGTAGGGGGAATATGAATCCTGAACAAAGAAAGCAGTTGGAAGGCTGGTTGAATCAGGTACAGGTCGTGTTAGCCCACCTTAAGCGGGTGTAACACGACACAGCATAGTGTAAATCCCGACCACCCCCACTATTTTCAGACGGCATGGGATGTTTTTTGGATTTTTTAATCTTTATGTCCGTTTTGCCGTGTTACGCCGTAAAAAAAAGCCGTCTGAAAAGACGGCCCCAAGCTCCAATGGAAGAGTGGAAAAGCGTAAATGCGGGTTGCCGGCCTGTGGAGCGTTGTCAGGTTACCGGCGCGGGGTTGAATACGGAGAGCGCGTTGTGCAGCCCCCATTGATCCGACCAAGTTTCTTTTTTGCCGCTGGCAACGTCTAAAATGAAGCGGAAGATTTCCCAACCGATGTCTTCGATGGTGGCTTCTCCCGTGGCGATACGGCCGGCGTTGATGTCCATCAGGTCAAACCAGCGCTCGGCCAGGTCGGTGCGGGTGGCGACTTTGATCACGGGCAGGGCGGCGAGGCCGTAGGGGGTGCCGCGTCCGGTGGTAAACACCTGCACGGTGATGCCCGAGGCCAGTTGCTGCGTGCCGCAAACGAAATCGCTGGCGGGGGTGGCGGCGAAAATCAACCCTTTTTTGGTCGGGCGCTGGCCGGGAGACAAAACTTCGACAATCGCCGACTGGCCGGATTTGGCAATCGAGCCGAGGGCTTTTTCGACCACATTGGCCAGGCCGCCCTTTTTGTTGCCGGGCGAGGGGTTGGCGCTGCGGTCGGTTTGGCCGGCGCTGAGGTAGTCGTCGTACCACTTCATTTCTTCCAACAGGCGGCGGCCGACGTGTTCGTCAACGGTGCGGGGCGTGAGTAGATGAATCGCGTCGCGCACTTCGGTCACTTCGGAAAACATCACGGTTGCGCCGCAGCGTACCAGCAAATCGGAAGCGAAACCGACGGCGGGATTGGCGGTTACGCCCGAGAAGGCGTCGCTGCCGCCGCACTGCATACCGACCACCAAATCCGAAGCCGAACAGGTTTCGCGTTTGCGCGCATTGAGTTTGGCCAAGTGGCGGTCGGCGGTTTGCAGAATCGAATCGACCATGGCCTTGAAGCCGATGAATTGTTCGTCCTGCAAACTGGTGATGCTGGCGTTTTCGGGTTTAATCGGAATCGTATCGCTTGTACCGTCTAAAAGCCGCGTCGGTTGCAGTTTTTCGCAGCCCAAGCCGATGACCATGATTTCGCCGCCGAAATTCGGGTTGAGCGCGATGTTGTGGATGGTGCGGATGGGCACGACCGCCGCGGGCGCATTAATCGCCACGCCGCAGCCGTAGAGATGGTTGAGCCCGACCACGCCGTCCACATTCGGATATTTCGGCAGCAAATCGCGCTCAATCAGTTTGACGACATAATCCACAACGCCCGCCACACAATGCACGCTGGTGGTAATCCCCAGCAGATTGCGCGTACCGACGCTGCCGTCTGAATTTCGGTAGCCCTCAAACGTAAAACCTTCCAGCGGCTCAAGCGCGGGAGCGGGGCGGGTAGCCAACGGCAGCGTGTCGAGCGGCGGCGCTTTGGGCAGAACGACTTTGGATTCGTCTATCCACGAGCCTTTGGGCAGCGGCTGCGCGGCAAAGCCGATGACTTCGCCGTAACGCACGATTTCCGCGCCCTCGGCAATATCCGACAGCGCCACTTTGTGCCCCTGCGGAACGTGTTCCACCAACGTGAGGCCGTCTGAAAACTGTGCGCCCGCAGGCAGGCCGTTGCTGTTGACGATAATCGCCACATTGTCGGTGGGGTGGACTTTGATATACAGCGGTTTGGAATCGGTGGTCATGGCGTGTCCTTTCGGATTTTTGTTTTTTGCCATCATAGAGCAGAGGCGGAAGAAAACGCATTGTGCGGCTGCACAGGATTGGGCGGGAAAGTAGGGTGGTTTGCGGGGGGATTGAACAAAAAGCAGCGGCGTTTGCAACAGCTTGGGCCGTCTGAAACTTACGCCTGTGCGGGAACAACACCGTTTGGGGCGCCGGCCGTTTCAGACGGCCCCAAGTATTTGATCAAGAAGTGATGTTGTCCGATAATATTTATATAAAACAAGCGTTAATGCCGTCTGAAAAAATGTATCCGCTATCCGAAGCGCCTGTTTGATTGTTTAGGAGAACAAGATGGACACCGCAAAAATTTCCCCTGCCGCCGTTTCCGCCCTTTCAGCCACCATGCTGATTACCCTGTGGGCAAAGGCGGTGGAGACGCTCAAGCCCGAACCGCTGTTGCGCGATGCAGAAGCGTCGCGCATGGTGGCGCAGATTGATTTCGACTTTTCCATATTTGAAACGGCGAAGGCCTCGCAGGTCGGCTGTTGCGCCCGCACGCTGCTGCTGGACGGCATCACGCGCCGTTTTTTAGGGAAACATCCCGATGCGGTGGTGGTGCAGCTCGGAGCGGGGTTGGATGCCCGTTACGAACGGCTCGGCAGACCGCCCGTTACCGCTTGGTACGATTTGGATTTGCCCGAAGTAATCGAACTGCGCCGCACGCTGCTGCCCGAATCGGGGAATATTTACTTGGCCGCGTCAATATTCGACACCGATTGGATGCAGACCGCCGCCGCGCACGGGCAACCCGTTTTGCTGCTGGCGGAGGGCGTATTGATGTATTTCGACGAAGGCCGTCTGAAAAACTGGATTTCGCTGTTAAAACGTCATCTTCCAAACGCCGAAGCAGCGTTCGACACGCTGCCGGTCAAGCTCGTCGGCCGCCAAAAACAGCACGACGCCCTGCGCAAAATGGGCGGCACGCCGCCCGAGTTCAAATGGGACGTAGCGGATGCGGCCGACGTCGAAGCGCTGGGTTGGGAAGTGATGGAACAACACGGCTTAAGCGGCGTTGCGGGCAGGCGCTATCCGCTGTTGCTGCGGCTGATGTATCTGACCGCATGGGGACGGCGGAACTTTGACCAGAAAGTGTTCCGAACAAGGATTGTTTGAAACGAAAAGGCCGCCTGAACATTCAGACGGCCTTTGTGTATCACCAAAACGCTTTGTTTGTCGTTAATTTAATCGGATTATTTAGAGGCATCCGCCATATTTTGGGCAACATTGGTTGCGCTTACGGTCAGGCCGGACATACCGATAAGGGAAGCGGCGGCCAATTTCATCAGTTCTTTCATTTTCAGTCTCCTTTCGGAAGTGTTTTATTTGTGGTGCATTTCAGTTCGGATTTATTTTTTATTTGCTGCTGCGATATTGCGTGCAATGATGGCAGTGGTGGCGCTCACACCGGCCATACCGATTAAAGACGCAGCAGCTAAAGTCATCAGGCGTTTCATTTAAAAGTTCCTTTAATTTCAATACATTCCAATGTTATTTTACAACATTTCTCAAACTGTCGGCTCGGTTGGCCTTGCCGACGGGATGCATCATACCGCCTAAACAGTTAAATTAACCATCTTTTTCGTAAATAAAATTTATGCATTATTGGATTTAAACTTATTTTTGATAATTAATTTTTTGTTTTGTAAATGACACCGATGTCCGACAAAATGACACCGATGTCTGAATTACAAAAAAGTTACACGCCACTGATTTTTAGCGCCCTCGTCGGTATTTTGTGGCAGGAATTTTGTCTCATTTTCACACATATTTTTTTAATTTCATTATTTTCAATAAGTTATAAATATCGATTAATCAGTTACTTTCCAACAAATTAGCCAATCCCTATGCCGCTCATTGTCAAACTCAAACAAAACGCCGTTTAAAACCAAAAAAGGCCGTCCGAAAACCCCATCGGAAGTTTTCAGACGGCCTGCTGCGCTGTGCAGTTTGAGCATACCCGCCAACCAGCAAAGTTTTCATACGGCCTCTGCTACATCAGCCCCAAGCTGCGCAATATCACAATTCCTGCGGCGGCACTGAAGCCCGAGCCCAGCGTGGTGATGCCGGCAACATTCGCGGCGGCGGTATCGTTGCCGCCCATGGCTTTGACCATCGGATAGGCCGCGGCGGCGACGGGGGTGGCGGCCATCAGGAACACGATGCCCAGCGGCATTCCGCGCAGTCCGAACATCAAACAGACGGCAACGGCGACCGCCGGCGCGACAATCAGACGGCCGATACTGCCGAGCATGGAAACATCGCCAAGCCGCCCCAACGAACGGAAGTCAAACGCCGCACCTGCGCAAATCAGCGCCAGCGGCACCGCCAAATCGGCCACATAGCCGACTCCTTTCATCACGGGTTTGGGCGGCAGGAAATGCAGCATTTGCAGCAGCGCGGAAATCATGATGGCGATAATCAGCGGGTTGGCGGCGATTTTGTTCAGCGTGCCGAGCAGTTTGGCGCCGAAGCTGCCGGTTTGGGTGCGGCTCAGGCAGATGACGCCGAGGATGTTGAACAAAAATGTAATCGCACCCGTATAAATCGCGCCGCCCGCCACGCCCACATCGCCGTAGGCGTTGATGACATACGCCAGCCCCATCGTGCCCAAATTGCCGCGGAACACGCTCTGCACAAACACGCCCTTGTCACGGACATCGGGCACAAACTTCCACGCAAACGCTTCGCCCAAGAGGTAACACGCCAACACCGACACCACACCCGCCGTCAGCAGCTGCGCCTGTTCGCCCAAATGAATTTCGCCCTGAAGCAGCTTGTCGAAAAGCAGGCAGGGCAGGCCGAAATAAAACACGATTTTCGCCGCCTGCGCGACAAAAGCCGCGTCAATCATGCCGACACGGCGCACAAACACACCGACGGCCAGCAACATCAGGCTGGGCAGGGTCACGTTGAGCGCGAACCAGACAGATTCGAGAAACTGCACAAGTTTTTCCTTTATATTTGTAGGAACGGATTTTCAGACGGCATTGAGGGCTTTGGGGCAGGCAGGCCGTCTGAAAAGCGGCGAAGCCGTCAAACCTTTTCCCGACGACGTACCTGCCGAAATTCAGACGGCCTCAAACGCCTTTCCGAATCATACTCCAAAGGCCGTACCGCAGGCAGGCTTCGCACGCTGAACACCGCAAGCCGTGCTATATTTACGTTTTTCCGTTTTCCCGAATTTCGTTTTTCAGACGGCCTGACCATGACCTACACCGCCCTGCTCATTCCCGCCGCCGCCTTTCTTTTCGGCGCGCTCATCACTTGGCTGTTTGCCCGCAACGCCGCGCAGGCGCAGCAGTTTGCCTTGCAACAGCAACTCGCCGAACGCGCCCGCGGCCAGCAGTTTGCCGAAGAGCTGCGCGAGGAAGCGCTGGCCGAGTTGGCCGAATCCCGCCGCCACATCCAAGATTTGCAGGCCGAAGCGCAGGAATTGTCCAACCGCTTTTCCGCCGCCTGCCAGCAGATCGAACATTTGCAGGAACGCGAAGCCGAAGCAGGCCGTCTGAAAACCGAGTTTCACGATTTGCAGCAAACCGCGCAGGCTTTGGAAGTGCAAAACGAGCGGCTGCACACCCAAATCGCGCAGGAAAAAACCGCCGCCGCCGAAAAGCTCGCCCTACTCGCCGACGCCCGCCAAAGCCTGACCGACCAGTTTCAAAACCTTGCCAACGCCATCCTCGAAGACAAAAGCCGCCGCTTTGCCGAGCAAAACCGCGAGCAGCTCGGGCAGCTGCTCAATCCCTTAAACGAGCGCCTCAGCGGTTTTTCCGAGCTGGTGCAGAACACCTACGAAAAAGAAGCCCGCGAACGGCTGACGCTGGAAAACGAACTCAAACGCCTGCAAACCCTCAACGCCCAGCTTCACAGCGACGCCAAAGCCCTCACCGACGCACTCACCGGCACGCAAAACAAAACGCAGGGCAACTGGGGCGAGATGGTGCTCGAAAGCATCCTCAAACACAGCGGCTTGCAGAAAGGGCGCGAATATACCGTCCAAGCCGCCGCCGAGCGCAAAGAAGACGGCGGCACGCGCCGCTTCCAACCCGACGTCCTCGTCAACCTGCCCGACGGCAAACAAATCGTCATCGACGCCAAAGTCTCGCTCACGGCCTATGTGCGCTACACCCAAACCACCGACCCCGCCGAGGCCGAGCGCGCCCTGAAAGCCCACGCCGCCAGCGTGCGCGCCCACGTCAAAGCCCTGTCGCAAAAGGATTACAGCGACCTCGAAGGTGTCAACTCACTCGATTTCGTGTTTATGTTCGTCCCCGTCGAACCCGCCTACCTCTTGGCGCTGCAACACGACGAAACCCTGCTGCAAGACTGTTTCGACAAACGCATCATGCTCGCCGGCCCCGGCACCCTGCTTGCCGCCCTGCGCACCGTCGCCAACCTCTGGCGCAACGAACAGCAAAACCAAAACGCGCTCGCCATCGCCGAAGAAGGCGGCCGCCTCTACGACAAATTCGTCGGCTTCGTGCAAACGCTCGAAGGCGTCGGCAAAAATCTGGAACAGGCGCAAAACCAGTTTCAGACGGCCTACAAACAGCTCGCCGAAGGCCGCGGCAACCTCGTCGCCCGCGCCGAAAAACTGCGCCTCTTGGGGGTAAAAGCAGGCAAACGGCTGGACAGGCGGCTCGCAGATGAGGCGCTGGGGGTGGAGAATAAGGAGGAGTGAAGAAAAGCCGTCTGAATATTCAGACGGCCTTGTTTTTTCAGACGGCCTCAATGTTTCCCCGAACGCCAAATCGACCAGATGATCCAAATGCTGTTGGCAAAGGCGATTAGATAGCCGATGAAGCCGATGAATTTCGGGCCGGTGTCTATGCTCATGACGATGGACGAGCCGATAATCAGGGCGGCGGTGACGATGCCCATGGTGAGGCGGTTGGTGGCGCGGTCGATTTGGTGGCTGAGCTGGTCGAAGCGTTTGAAATCGAGGGTCACGCCCATCTGCCCTTTTTGCAGGCGGCGGCTGAGGCGGAACAGGTTTTGCGGCAGTTCGTCGGCGGCCTGCAAAAGGGTTTGCAGGTGCATTTTGCTTTTGCGCAGGATGTGTTCGGGCGCGGCGCGTTCTTTAAAGGCGGTGGCGACGATGAGTTTGGCACGTTCTAAAAGTTCGGTTTGTCCGTCGAGCCGTTTGACGACGCCTTCGAGGGTAATCAGGGTTTTGAACAGCATGACGAGGTCGCCCGGCAGGGTCAGGGCGTGGCTGCGCATGATTTGGGTGATGTCGTTGATGACTTGGCTGATGCGCAGGTCGCGGATCGGGGTGTGTTCGTAGTTGAGCAGCATTTCCAAAACGTCGGCGCCGAGCAGGTTCTCGTCGGGCAGATCGCCCTGCGCCCAGTTGCTCAAGACGTATTGCATGGTGAACTGGTCTTTGCGGGTCAGAGCGTTGATGAGGTCGATGATTTCGCGGCGGCGGGTGGCGGAAAGGTGGCCGACGAGGCCGAAGTCGATAAAGGTGATGCGGCCGTCTGAATTGATAAAGATGTTGCCCGGATGGGGATCGGCGTGAAAAAAACCTTGCTGTAAAATCATGGTAAACAGGGTATCGGTAATCCGCGCGGCCAGTTTAGCGCGCATTTCGGGCGCGAGGCTTTCGATGTCGGTGTTTTTCAGAAGGGTGTCGGTAATCTGCTCTTGAACGAGAATCTGGCGGTTGGAAATTTCGGGGTAAACGCGCGGAATATGGATAAATTCGTGATTCTCAAAGGTTTTGCCGAAACGCTGCATATAGCGCAGTTCGACCGACAAATCGGTTTCTTTCGCCAGCGAACGGGCAAAATACTGCACCATCTGCGAGGGCTGGTAACGGCGTGTTTCGGGGATTTCGGATTCGATGAGGTTGGCCAGATGGTTCAAAATCCGCAAATCGGCCTGAATCACGGGCTCGATGTCGGGGCGTTTGATTTTCACCGCCACCGTTTCGCCGCTGGACAACACGGCCTGATGCACCTGCGCAATCGACGCGCTGCCGATGGGCACGGGATCTATGCTTCTGAATACTTCGCCAACCGGCCGGCCGAGCTGAAACTCGATTAAGCTGCGGATGTTGTCCACCGGAATCGGTGCAACATTGCTTTGCAGCCGCTCGAATTCCTCAATCCACTCCGAGCCGAAAATGTCCACCCGCGTCGACAACACCTGCCCGAGTTTGACAAACGTCGGCCCCAGCTCTTCAAACGCCATGCGGAAACGGCGCGGCGTGCTCAAATAACGGCTGTTT
Coding sequences within it:
- the rmuC gene encoding DNA recombination protein RmuC is translated as MTYTALLIPAAAFLFGALITWLFARNAAQAQQFALQQQLAERARGQQFAEELREEALAELAESRRHIQDLQAEAQELSNRFSAACQQIEHLQEREAEAGRLKTEFHDLQQTAQALEVQNERLHTQIAQEKTAAAEKLALLADARQSLTDQFQNLANAILEDKSRRFAEQNREQLGQLLNPLNERLSGFSELVQNTYEKEARERLTLENELKRLQTLNAQLHSDAKALTDALTGTQNKTQGNWGEMVLESILKHSGLQKGREYTVQAAAERKEDGGTRRFQPDVLVNLPDGKQIVIDAKVSLTAYVRYTQTTDPAEAERALKAHAASVRAHVKALSQKDYSDLEGVNSLDFVFMFVPVEPAYLLALQHDETLLQDCFDKRIMLAGPGTLLAALRTVANLWRNEQQNQNALAIAEEGGRLYDKFVGFVQTLEGVGKNLEQAQNQFQTAYKQLAEGRGNLVARAEKLRLLGVKAGKRLDRRLADEALGVENKEE
- a CDS encoding ABC1 kinase family protein, yielding MMIPTLLAMRDISRMREIITILTKHGLGGFVQRIKLSHQSDSDDAEPNSRYLSTPRRFRMAFEELGPTFVKLGQVLSTRVDIFGSEWIEEFERLQSNVAPIPVDNIRSLIEFQLGRPVGEVFRSIDPVPIGSASIAQVHQAVLSSGETVAVKIKRPDIEPVIQADLRILNHLANLIESEIPETRRYQPSQMVQYFARSLAKETDLSVELRYMQRFGKTFENHEFIHIPRVYPEISNRQILVQEQITDTLLKNTDIESLAPEMRAKLAARITDTLFTMILQQGFFHADPHPGNIFINSDGRITFIDFGLVGHLSATRRREIIDLINALTRKDQFTMQYVLSNWAQGDLPDENLLGADVLEMLLNYEHTPIRDLRISQVINDITQIMRSHALTLPGDLVMLFKTLITLEGVVKRLDGQTELLERAKLIVATAFKERAAPEHILRKSKMHLQTLLQAADELPQNLFRLSRRLQKGQMGVTLDFKRFDQLSHQIDRATNRLTMGIVTAALIIGSSIVMSIDTGPKFIGFIGYLIAFANSIWIIWSIWRSGKH